Proteins from a genomic interval of Debaryomyces hansenii CBS767 chromosome E complete sequence:
- a CDS encoding DEHA2E18128p (highly similar to CA3061|IPF2965 Candida albicans), translating to MNTSIPQTMKAIVLSGPYEVSTVTKQSPTIQDPTDVILKVKYSGLCGTDLHTYRGHIKLGSKDQIIGHEFLGTIVSRGSAITDSDFKIGDDVLSTFTIQCGECWYCKHGYSGQCDKTNTFGKVGLDGGQAEYVRVPYAMSTLIRKPESKSTEDDAVYVMMADIFITGYYGVKKILNHLKNESADGYTKSDIKDITILQLGVGPVGLCALRILKHFGFEKVVCVDSVTSRLEEARRFGAFKAINFETEKNGVADFIKESTNNVGFDVVLEVVGASSALRTAYDSVRGNGFICSIGMAHDPLPFTGLDCYLKNVNISFGRCHAWSLFPEALDLFEVLKPDFTRFIDCKLGLDESKKAFDIFDKHKVNKVVFDLTK from the coding sequence ATGAATACATCAATCCCTCAAACTATGAAAGCTATTGTCCTTAGTGGGCCTTATGAAGTTTCTACGGTAACTAAACAGAGCCCAACGATTCAAGACCCAACAGATGTAATCTTGAAAGTTAAATATTCCGGCTTATGTGGAACTGATTTACATACCTACAGAGGACATATTAAACTAGGATCAAAAGATCAAATTATAGGACATGAATTCTTAGGTACAATTGTATCCAGAGGATCTGCAATTACCGATTCGGACTTTAAAATTGGAGATGATGTATTAAGTACTTTTACTATTCAATGTGGAGAATGTTGGTATTGCAAACATGGATATTCTGGGCAATGTGATAAGACAAATACTTTCGGTAAAGTGGGATTGGATGGGGGCCAAGCTGAGTATGTAAGGGTTCCCTATGCTATGTCAACTTTAATTAGGAAGCCAGAAAGTAAGTCAACTGAAGATGATGCGGTCTATGTAATGATGGCAgatatttttattactGGTTATTATGGAGttaagaaaatattaaatcatttaaaaaATGAATCTGCTGATGGATACACTAAATCTGATATAAAGGATATTactattttgcaattagGGGTGGGGCCTGTTGGTTTATGTGCTTTGAGGATTCTTAAGCATTTcggatttgaaaaagtcgTTTGTGTTGACAGTGTCACATCACGTTTAGAAGAAGCTAGGCGGTTTGGTGCCTTTAAAgctattaattttgaaacGGAAAAAAATGGGGTTGCCGATTTCATCAAAGAGTCGACTAATAATGTGGGGTTTGATGTTGTCTTAGAGGTTGTGGGTGCATCCTCTGCTTTAAGAACTGCCTATGATTCAGTAAGAGGAAATGGTTTTATCTGCTCCATTGGTATGGCTCATGATCCATTACCTTTTACAGGATTGGATTGTTACTTGAAGAACgtcaatatttctttcgGAAGATGCCATGCTTGGTCATTATTTCCTGAGGCCTTGgatttatttgaagttttAAAACCAGATTTTACAAGATTTATTGACTGCAAGCTAGGGTTAGACGAATCCAAGAAAGCTTTcgatatttttgataaacaTAAAGTAAATAAAGTAGTGTTTGATTTGACcaaataa
- a CDS encoding DEHA2E18282p (similar to uniprot|P27796 Saccharomyces cerevisiae YIL160C): MDRLNQLSGQLNPSSKQALLEKNPDDVVIVAAYRTAITKGLKGGFKDVHSDYILRNFLVEFIKKTNVDPNLIEDVACGNVLNRGAGANEHRGACLSAGIPYTAGFIALNRLCSSGLMAISEIANKIKCGEIDCGLAAGSESMTANWGPQALSKSDPNLADDPEMEKCMIPMGITNENVAAKFNISRAVQDEFAAKSYAKASAAVKRGAFKDEILPIETAFKEGDDDDDDEDVKYTKAIIDTDECPREGVTAASLSKIKPAFKSDGSTHAGNSSQVSDGASGVLLMRRSLAEQKGYPIEAKYVLCSTVGVPPEIMGIGPAVAIPQVLKKTGLTVSDVDVFEINEAFAAQCLYSAQVCKVPEEKLNINGGGISLGHPLGGTGTRQYATILRLLKKGEIGLTSMCIGSGMGAASILVRE; the protein is encoded by the coding sequence ATGGACAGATTAAATCAACTTTCTGGACAATTGAACCCATCTTCTAAACAAGCCTTACTTGAAAAGAACCCAGACGATGTTGTTATCGTAGCTGCTTACAGAACTGCCATTACTAAGGGTCTTAAAGGTGGATTCAAGGACGTTCATTCCGATTATATCTTGAGAAACTTTTTAGTGgaatttatcaagaaaacCAATGTTGACCCAAACTTAATTGAAGATGTTGCATGTGGTAACGTTTTAAATAGAGGTGCAGGTGCGAATGAGCATCGTGGTGCTTGTCTTTCCGCTGGTATTCCATACACCGCTGGTTTCATCGCTTTGAACAGATTATGTTCTTCTGGTTTGATGGCGATTTCTGAAATTGCCAACAAGATTAAGTGTGGTGAAATCGACTGTGGATTAGCTGCAGGTTCCGAATCGATGACTGCCAACTGGGGTCCTCAAGCACTTTCTAAGTCTGATCCAAACTTAGCTGATGACCCAGAAATGGAAAAGTGTATGATTCCAATGGGTATCACTAACGAAAATGTTGCTGCCAAATTCAACATTTCAAGAGCTGTCCAAGATGAATTCGCTGCCAAGTCTTACGCTAAGGCAAGTGCAGCAGTCAAACGTGGTGCATTCAAGGATGAAATTTTGCCAATTGAAACCGCGTTTAAGGAAGgagatgatgatgatgatgatgaagatgtcAAATACACGAAGGCTATTATTGACACTGACGAATGTCCAAGAGAAGGTGTCACTGCTGCCTCTTTATCTAAGATTAAACCTGCTTTCAAGTCAGATGGTTCTACTCACGCTGGTAACTCTTCCCAAGTCTCAGATGGTGCGTCTGGTGTCTTATTAATGAGAAGATCTTTAGCTGAACAAAAGGGTTACCCAATCGAAGCTAAGTACGTTTTATGCTCTACTGTTGGTGTTCCACCAGAAATCATGGGTATTGGTCCAGCTGTTGCCATCCCACAAGTCTTAAAGAAGACTGGCTTAACTGTTAGTGATGTTGATGTATTCGAAATCAACGAAGCTTTCGCTGCTCAATGTTTATACTCAGCGCAAGTATGCAAGGTtccagaagaaaaattaaatataaacgGTGGTGGAATTTCTCTTGGGCATCCATTAGGTGGTACAGGTACCAGACAATACGCAACTATCTTAAGATTGTTAAAGAAGGGTGAAATCGGTCTCACCTCTATGTGTATCGGTTCCGGTATGGGTGCTGCTTCTATTCTTGTTAGAGAATaa
- a CDS encoding DEHA2E18194p (no similarity) translates to MSGICKMDKTNSKYDSEVKQSITSSSLKKVLNSHSSIYNALTNPDLDVSPQLNSDASGNYPPEINEQFSITSWQSIGNESFNDLSNSKEKVSSSILSSVSDEEDKEKESAVIVPYPTRDKVMVFETDEEDEDIDEDRTLRPNIQCFNLSENPNSFIMPKLTVSDNISNNAHCIFQISVLSSPNYGNHTDAYQLIKYLEKDFSSPLIKFNHFIVNPKLSLFDEKIIRESNLVFVINDGSSIFVNYLCRIFRVVDGIDSDSLDSLPKLTIINMLTVNYFVNLFDLLNNLRPYQIWKTSSLKQDNLLKNLKTLIEIEFSPMKEEYLNKTLTTRDKNLSLTISNNFMYSSLVPSKKPDYKSIERSFKSELHLSTNIDNIDPLQLSSSFSSLKVFNSIIKKLFAFNSGCASNGNSNSYNRLWLICSFTIGIGIGVGIANGAAAILNFYFYNNYLTSGLNSPHFFDSKQLADDTDFTSTQINNSMANFSNNLMDSLKKYANDLKELKCFEEISELPSNLRSASSTVIDYFKGGLEKLTSFFLYSNH, encoded by the coding sequence ATGTCTGGAATATGCAAGATGGACAAAACTAATAGCAAATATGACTCGGAGGTAAAGCAATCAATTACCTCTTCGTCTTTAAAAAAGGTGTTGAATTCCCACCTGTCAATATATAATGCGTTGACTAATCCAGATTTAGACGTTTCTCCTCAGCTTAATAGTGACGCCAGCGGTAATTACCCTCCAGAAATAAATGAACAGTTCTCTATAACTTCATGGCAATCTATAGGTAATGAATCGTTTAATGATTTGAGTAATTCGAAGGAAAAGGTGTCGTCGTCTATTTTGTCTAGTGTTTCCGATGAAGAGGATAAGGAAAAGGAATCTGCAGTTATTGTACCTTACCCCACGAGGGATAAGGTAATGGTATTTGAaacagatgaagaagatgaagatattgatgaagatagGACGCTTAGGCCGAATATCCAATGTTTTAACTTGAGCGAGAATCCGAATTCATTTATAATGCCCAAGCTCACAGTTTCAGATAATATATCAAACAATGCTCACTgcatatttcaaataagtGTATTGAGCTCGCCAAACTATGGAAATCATACTGATGCCTATCAACTAAttaaatatcttgaaaagGATTTCAGTAGCCCtttgattaaattcaatcatTTTATAGTTAATCCAAAGCTCCTGTTATTTGATGAGAAAATAATTAGAGAGTCAAATTTGGTTTTTGTGATTAATGATGGATCATCTATATTCGTTAATTACTTATGCAGAATTTTTAGGGTTGTTGATGGGATAGATTCAGATAGTTTAGATAGCCTACCTAAGCTAACTATTATCAACATGCTAACAGTTAATTACTTTgtcaatttatttgatttgttgaataatttacGACCTTACCAAATATGGAAAACCTCATCATTAAAGCAAGATaacttattgaagaatctaAAAACATTGATTGAAATCGAATTTAGCCCaatgaaagaagaatacTTAAATAAGACGCTTACAACTAGAGATAAGAACTTAAGCTTGACTATaagtaataattttatGTATTCCAGTTTAGTGCCAAGCAAAAAGCCTGACTATAAATCTATTGAAAGAAGCTTCAAATCCGAACTTCATTTGAGTACTAATATAGATAATATTGATCCTTTACAATTATCTTCAAGCTTCTCAAGTTTAAAAGTATTCAATTCgattatcaagaaattatttgcatttaaCTCAGGTTGTGCTTCAAACGGAAATTCCAATAGCTACAATAGGTTGTGGTTGATTTGTAGCTTTACAATTGGCATTGGTATAGGCGTAGGAATTGCAAATGGTGCAGCAGcaattctaaatttttatttctacAACAATTACTTGACATCAGGATTAAATTCACCTCACTTTTTTGATTCGAAGCAACTAGCTGATGATACAGATTTCACAAGCACGCAAATCAACAATTCTATGGCAAATTTctctaataatttaatggattcattaaagaaatatgctaatgatttgaaagagTTGAAGTGTTTCGAAGAGATCTCCGAGTTGCCTAGTAATTTAAGGTCAGCAAGTTCAACGGtgattgattattttaagGGCGGTTTAGAGAAACTAACTAGCTTCTTTTTGTACAGTAATCATTga
- a CDS encoding DEHA2E18238p (similar to CA4396|IPF12294 Candida albicans IPF12294) produces the protein MSEGTSLSHGNESKTKNKTRQNNGRSRNNGRHRPSKYKVSAIAEKKTNKKTAKPRDINSDYKVLEIFKLIRKFKPITINGIPVTTIVKQEEKRENEKEQEQEEQNKVINPEQSGNGKETNQKQAKGKIQNETLKRYITRIFTNQPNKPIYFSFMINPSDPDFPFDLESLKLSLCIPYTYPYNKESRPTIYILNDEIPKGFAANIELGFKRIVAMAMNNEVDEELELVSGKGLLSQLQTLDKYLEFFLKQKKRETIKFVKSKKKSTPQMSMLDTPSSSPAPTPMSISPSPSPSPVILDSRNQLIDEMINKLGPNVKLLKKNLTTKYKIILPVYNEHTTNTFKSVPPEIWNLHGSIELFLNIPFNYPESKLTISIPANFSEHLLAKHGDIRDLQAIKLIEQNVVCNFGNYKFRDVSLTFVMNWLTNYLGVFCLNEKEFNSTAVLLL, from the coding sequence ATGTCTGAAGGTACAAGTTTATCTCATGGTAACGAACTGAAGACCAAAAATAAGACGAGACAAAATAATGGAAGGTCCAGAAATAATGGTAGACACAGGCCAAGTAAATACAAAGTATCAGCAATCGCTGAAAAAAAGACTAACAAGAAGACGGCTAAGCCAAGGGATATAAATAGTGATTATAAGGTACTTGAGATATTCAAGttaattagaaaattcaaACCAATCACAATTAATGGTATACCGGTTACAACTATTGtaaaacaagaagaaaaaagagaaaatgaaaaagaacaagaacaagaagaacagAATAAAGTAATAAATCCAGAACAAAGTGGTAATGgtaaagaaacaaatcaGAAGCAAGCCAAAGGTAAGATACAGAACGAAACACTTAAGCGTTATATAACACGAATATTCACAAACCAACCGAACAAACCAATTTACTTTTCATTCATGATAAACCCATCAGATCCTGATTTTCCATTCGATTTGGAATCGTTGAAACTAAGCTTATGCATACCATACACATACCCATATAATAAGGAGTCTAGGCCAACGATTTACATTTTAAATGACGAAATACCTAAAGGTTTTGCTGCTAACATCGAGCTAGGATTTAAGAGAATCGTGGCGATGGCGATGAATAACGAGGTTGATGAAGAACTAGAATTAGTCAGTGGTAAGGGGTTATTATCACAATTACAGACCCTTGATAAGTACTTGGAGTTTTTTTTgaaacagaagaagagagAAACTATAAAATTTGTCAAGCtgaagaaaaaatcaaCTCCTCAGATGTCTATGTTAGATACCCCATCAAGCTCACCCGCGCCTACACCAATGTCGATATCTCCATCCCCGTCACCATCGCCAGTTATTTTGGACCTGAGGAATCAATTGATAGACGAAATGATCAACAAGTTGGGGCCAAATGtgaagttattgaaaaagaatttaacaACGAAATATAAGATAATTCTACCAGTATATAATGAACACACCACCAATACTTTTAAATCGGTCCCTCCAGAGATATGGAATTTGCATGGGAGTATAGAActcttcttgaatattcCATTTAATTATCCAGAATCAAAGCTCACTATTAGCATACCCGCTAACTTCAGTGAACATTTGCTTGCAAAACATGGGGACATTAGAGATTTACAAGCGATCAAATTGATCGAACAGAACGTAGTCTGCAATTTTGGcaattataaatttagaGACGTTAGCCTAACTTTTGTTATGAATTGGTTGACCAATTATTTAGGTGTGTTCTGtttgaatgaaaaagaatttaatagTACTGCGGTGCTTTTATTATAA
- a CDS encoding DEHA2E18084p (weakly similar to CA2139|IPF15654 Candida albicans IPF15654), whose amino-acid sequence MSNRKEVIIESDKEAYSDHNLSEESTLGDNESLTSSNIIRVSQDLSKLFNANEYYEILTLIPSLNKYPNLPASARIIISLTLFKLGRVGPALRELSITIEISTNQAEKEKLIKYLIQIFKTLGSLECAVYSFEELINMARLDLLISSENEAKVPRIQERVDRYESELNKYLNCYEKGGMEIINKTNFIPIHEQAEAYIKFDGRLNDFSLGRCCIVTKRLVDEALEGLNLWKSNSNKLHVSDPLHKVFTALKYFGPLYVFEELKRKEDMINEFINFEIDRHPEIDYSIDPKTLAKQLHRWNHKSSSRTLMSLCGLIIKHQVVSGFLKYLNEKYQEAIHIFKWILNFFAALDKKFKFFTNKNEYLSSVTKRVISILFCQCYNLGKLECSQQELGCMLSTLVAVDDINITTEYSSGRLSAYFISCGFIYERLSKIECTNIKVENNDQIVMTTCSRYSKSYLGESMRKYLIAATLKAHDDPSSIVLYDRLIWGMLLYGGIHLKTFWFFIQLRNYFTIEYDYGPLNLSEHEKYKFFATDNLIQNYTNGWAIVYKIHALWDSLNDEEKENVWDINNGNTFLIPQIFDDLNKLILVDSFYDENSSYNGKRFIFISEYQIKHKLKGHIKLPGNIIQEHLEFSKELIYLWSDSFIRYHGSMPDFILKLVQNFE is encoded by the exons ATGTCTAATCGTAAAGAGGTTATTATTGAATCCGATAAAGAGGCATATTCAGACCACAATTTGTCTGAGGAATCAACCTTAGGCGATAATGAATCGCTCACTTCAAGTAATATCATACGGGTTTCTCAAgacttatcaaaattatttaatgcCAATGAATACTACGAGATTTTAACACTTATACCATCTTTAAATAAGTATCCGAATTTACCCGCTTCAGCTCGCATTATTATTTCCCTTACATTGTTTAAGCTAGGCAGAGTTGGGCCTGCTTTGCGAGAGTTGTCCATTACAATAGAGATTTCCACAAATCAGGCTGAAAAGgagaaattgataaagtatttgattcaaatattcaaaacatTAGGCCTGTTAGAATGCGCTGTATATTCCTTCGAAGAACTTATTAATATGGCCAGATTAGATCTTCTTATCAGCAGCGAAAATGAAGCTAAAGTACcaagaattcaagaacGAGTAGACAGATATGAAtctgaattaaataaatacttaAATTGTTATGAAAAAGGAGGGATGGAAAT AATCAATAAAACCAATTTTATTCCAATACATGAACAAGCCGAAGcttatattaaatttgatgGAAGACTAAACGATTTTTCTCTAGGAAGGTGCTGTATTGTTACGAAAAGGCTTGTAGATGAAGCACTTGAAGGTCTAAATCTATGGAAATCAAATTCCAATAAGCTTCATGTATCTGATCCATTGCACAAAGTTTTTACAGctctaaaatattttggaCCGCTATATGTTTTCGAAGAgttaaaaagaaaagaggACATgataaatgaatttattaactttgAAATAGATAGGCATCcagaaattgattattcaattgaccCAAAAACACTTGCAAAACAATTGCATAGGTGGAATCACAAAAGTTCATCGAGGACGCTTATGTCACTATGTGGTTTAATAATTAAACATCAAGTAGTATCGGGATTTTTAAAGTACTTGAATGAGAAATATCAAGAAGCCattcatatttttaaatGGATCCTAAATTTTTTCGCAGCCTTAgataaaaaattcaaatttttcacaaataaaaatgaatatttgtCTTCAGTTACTAAACGTGTGATCAGTATACTATTCTGCCAATGCTATAATCTAGGTAAATTGGAGTGCAGCCAACAGGAGTTAGGTTGTATGTTATCTACGTTGGTTGCAGTTGATGACATCAATATTACAACAGAATACCTGAGTGGTAGACTAAGTGCTTACTTCATATCCTGTGGCTTCATATATGAAAGGTTATCAAAAATAGAGTGTACCAATATAAAGGTAGAAAATAACGATCAAATAGTAATGACTACCTGTTCTCGATATTCTAAATCATACTTAGGTGAACTGATGaggaaatatttaattgcTGCAACTTTGAAGGCACACGATGATCCCAGTTCTATAGTTCTATATGACCGACTAATATGGGGAATGTTATTATATGGCGGTATTCATCTAAAAACATTCTGGTTCTTTATACAATTGAGAAATTACTTTACAATAGAGTATGATTATGGCCCATTGAATCTATCAGAGCACGAGAAATACAAATTTTTTGCAACGGATAATTTAATACAAAATTATACCAATGGTTGGGCAATAGTGTATAAAATACATGCGTTGTGGGATTCATTgaatgacgaagaaaaggaaaatgtTTGGGACATAAATAATGGAAACACATTTTTAATCCCTCAGATTTTTGATGatcttaataaattaatccTTGTTGATCTGTTCTACGATGAGAATTCTTCGTACAATGGCAAACGGTTTATCTTTATATCTGAATATCAAATCAAGCATAAACTCAAGGGCCATATAAAGCTACCCGGAAATATAATTCAGGAACATCTTGAGTTCAGcaaagaattaatttatttatggAGTGATTCTTTCATTAGATATCATGGGAGCATGCCtgatttcattttgaaattagtTCAAAATTTCGAATGA
- a CDS encoding DEHA2E18106p (similar to CA3062|IPF2968 Candida albicans) produces the protein MHPADEHIDSLDQNDIFRELDTDLVEIFNRGQFADLFTDLPLQEQNERLERINELLTSRNINEYFKKQKEREQEGADRYVSILWKFGLFPLPIFHYSRLWRRFGPNNIRESLIRLATIVLTNLMRVIRFSLFIIASSAYFHNILRNLFIFSNLLTFSNNFLRDIITYMFRNYSGLLERHQTIVRGSKGIFYFKEDEDFHTYSTWKVATTAAFNWVSSLINMTCVTFSDNGKVKTKCNLHEDTLIFRFSRIMSDFFPSMTTTESNFSWALTTSTVILYLFYALGGDLICLNVLFFCTVNMGKQFLYYKDVYAGLGRIVWNTLHNII, from the coding sequence ATGCATCCAGCGGATGAACATATTGATAGCTTGGAtcaaaatgatatttttcGGGAACTTGATACGGATCTTGtagaaattttcaatagaGGGCAGTTCGCAGACTTGTTTACCGATTTACCTTTACAAGAACAAAATGAAAGATTGGAGAGAATAAATGAGTTGTTGACATCTAGAAACATTAATGAGTATTTTAAAAAACAAAAGGAACGGGAACAGGAAGGTGCTGATAGGTATGTCTCCATTTTATGGaaatttggattatttccacttccaatttttcactacAGTCGCCTTTGGAGGAGATTTGGTCCCAATAATATCCGAGAGTCCTTAATCAGGCTTGCAACAATTGTATTGACAAACCTTATGAGAGTAATTAGATTCagtttatttattatagcATCCAGTGCTTATTTCcataatattttgagaaacttatttatatttagtAATTTACttactttttcaaataatttcttaCGGGATATAATCACCTACATGTTCAGAAATTATTCAGGACTCCTTGAAAGACACCAAACTATAGTTAGGGGATCGAAAGGTATTTTCTACTTTAAAGAGGACGAAGACTTTCATACCTATTCTACTTGGAAGGTAGCCACAACAGCAGCATTTAATTGGGTTTCCAGCTTAATAAACATGACCTGTGTTACATTCAGTGACAATGGAAAAGTCAAAACTAAGTGTAACCTTCACGAAGATACGTTAATTTTCAGATTTTCCCGAATTATGAGCGATTTTTTCCCTTCAATGACAACTACGGaatccaatttttcatggGCATTGACAACATCTACAGTTATACTTTACTTATTCTATGCACTTGGTGGCGACTTAATTTGTCTCAATGTTCTTTTTTTCTGTACAGTTAATATGGGGAAGCAATTTCTATATTATAAAGATGTATATGCCGGTTTGGGTCGTATAGTTTGGAATACTCtacataatataatatag
- a CDS encoding DEHA2E18260p (similar to CA5861|IPF373 Candida albicans): MDTEELKFQYANECDLEIHCSPFGLSGLYIKVKGSNIMGIGSTMGLITGSTKGLIHYNDSQDLIDQKYKLYVVVDEQGMLRIDFIKIFTLPKRNNSKDSENHPDKEEGVRRDHNPSISISPTANSGDNSYPSSLKSPLDNSISSEGKSGLDEDLARQSKVPALVFRGKCPDGRPDKVEPFIGIFSFERED; this comes from the coding sequence atggATACAGAAGAACTTAAATTCCAGTATGCCAATGAATGTGATTTAGAAATACATTGCTCGCCGTTTGGACTATCAGGGCTATACATTAAAGTAAAAGGGTCCAATATAATGGGAATTGGGTCTACTATGGGATTAATCACGGGCTCTACGAAAGGATTAATACACTACAACGATAGTCAGGACTTAATTgatcaaaaatataaacTCTATGTCGTGGTAGACGAACAAGGGATGCTCAGAATTGACTTTATCAAGATCTTCACACTCCCAAAACGCAACAATAGTAAAGATAGCGAAAATCATCCAGACAAGGAAGAAGGCGTCAGAAGAGATCATAATCCAAGTATAAGCATTTCACCTACGGCTAACAGTGGCGATAATTCGTACCCTTCATCTTTAAAAAGTCCGCTTGACAACTCGATATCGAGCGAAGGGAAAAGTGGCTTAGACGAAGATTTGGCCCGCCAAAGTAAAGTCCCTGCTCTAGTTTTTAGAGGTAAGTGTCCTGACGGAAGACCTGACAAAGTTGAGCCATTTATTGGGATTTTTTCCTTCGAACGTGAAGACTAG
- a CDS encoding DEHA2E18216p (similar to CA4397|IPF14369 Candida albicans IPF14369): MKPTFLKCLQGIDKNHAYRQINIIDIHSRYLIINKPSGIQCNGTKSHSNYLLPQLYKQLKAHFSANNPNYKLNPDQYKVVHRLDKYVSGGLIIARGKNANAFRKSFSNQNTNLSVKRKYIGLVPIPNTVSFKQHLHEFGDLKVQHENEVRYLNRPESVTDKKGLIFKDDSLTEGIINFDIVALPKDDRRNKNTGELVTYSALTKFKILHSMSQVPTNEQISRFPKLYKNKTIYPIIIELETGRKNQIRDHILQAFKVSLLNDDKFIDFKMVQKSNTANINSEVYNSNQIGLHSAYISISKSSFANEYVIPIPEGDEYLWKGFLDENSFIKTINRELITF; the protein is encoded by the coding sequence ATGAAACCTACATTTTTAAAATGTTTGCAAGGCATAGATAAGAATCACGCTTATAGacaaattaatataattgatatacACTCTAGGTATTTGATTATAAATAAGCCGTCGGGTATCCAATGTAATGGTACAAAAAGTCATTCAAACTATTTACTTCCTCAATTATACAAACAGCTAAAGGCTCATTTTTCAGCAAATAACCCCAACTATAAATTGAATCCAGATCAGTATAAAGTAGTCCACCGATTAGATAAATATGTCAGTGGTGGTTTAATTATTGCTCGAGGGAAGAATGCAAATGCTTTCAGgaaatcattttctaacCAAAATACCAATCTATCAGTTAAACGGAAATATATTGGATTGGTTCCTATCCCCAATACTGTGAGCTTCAAACAGCATCTACATGAATTTGGAGATCTAAAGGTCCAACACGAAAATGAAGTAAGGTATTTGAATCGTCCAGAAAGTGTCACAGACAAAAAAGGACTTATATTCAAAGACGATCTGCTCACTGAAGGTATCATAAACTTTGACATCGTTGCTCTACCAAAAGACgatagaagaaataagaaTACTGGAGAATTAGTGACTTATAGTGCATTAAcgaaattcaaaatattgcaTTCTATGTCTCAGGTACCTACGAATGAACAAATATCAAGATTTCCCAAGTTGTACAAGAACAAGACAATATATCCcataataatagaattagAAACCGGTAgaaaaaatcaaatcaGAGATCATATTCTACAAGCTTTCAAGGTTTCGTTATTGAACGAcgataaatttattgactTCAAAATGGTTCAGAAATCTAACACTGCCAATATTAATAGTGAAGTATACAACAGTAATCAGATAGGCTTACATTCAGCCTATATAAGCATACTGAAAAGTTCCTTCGCAAACGAATATGTAATTCCAATTCCAGAAGGTGATGAATATCTCTGGAAGGGGTTCCTCGATGAAAATTCGTTCATTAAGACGATTAATCGTGAACTTATTACCTTCTAG